Proteins found in one Hypericibacter terrae genomic segment:
- a CDS encoding amino acid ABC transporter permease: MTDFFTFALTYLPYVAKGIIITAELTALSLLGSLVLGLLGALAKGARQRPLRWLGNIYVEVIRGTPALLQIFLIYFGLASYGVRLDPFSAAVITLSILGGAYVTEIIRAGIEAVDRGQVEAATSLGMSPLQIMRRIVLPQASVMMLPPFTNYLISLIKDTSLALTISVPEIMYRSYDVASQTFRSMDIYLVAGMIYLAICIPLSRLARRLELRRPPR, encoded by the coding sequence ATGACCGACTTCTTCACCTTCGCCCTGACCTATCTGCCCTATGTCGCGAAGGGCATCATCATCACGGCCGAGCTGACGGCGCTGTCGCTGCTGGGCAGCCTGGTGCTGGGCCTGCTGGGGGCCCTCGCCAAGGGAGCGAGGCAGCGTCCCTTGCGCTGGCTCGGCAATATCTATGTCGAGGTCATCCGCGGCACGCCCGCGCTGCTGCAGATCTTCCTGATCTATTTCGGGCTCGCCTCCTATGGCGTGCGGCTCGATCCCTTCAGCGCCGCGGTGATCACGCTTTCGATCCTCGGCGGCGCCTATGTCACCGAGATCATCCGCGCCGGCATCGAGGCGGTCGATCGCGGCCAGGTCGAAGCCGCGACCAGCCTCGGCATGTCGCCGCTGCAGATCATGCGCCGGATCGTCCTGCCGCAGGCCTCGGTCATGATGCTGCCGCCCTTCACGAACTACCTGATCTCGCTGATCAAGGACACCTCGCTGGCGCTCACCATCTCGGTGCCGGAAATCATGTACCGGTCCTATGACGTGGCGAGCCAGACCTTCCGCAGCATGGATATCTATCTGGTGGCCGGCATGATCTATCTCGCCATCTGCATTCCCTTGTCCCGGCTCGCGCGCCGGCTCGAGCTCCGGCGTCCGCCGCGATGA
- a CDS encoding dihydrodipicolinate synthase family protein, which yields MKTRSGFFGNYPMVYALFDANGNLSRSAMRKQVASLLAHKVHGVAVLGLATEVNKLSLAERHTVMEWVAEDIGGRVPLAVTVAEVTAAGQSDFVKAAAGLGAKWVILQPPPVKGVPEIELIRFFGAVAEKSSLPLGIQNAPEYLGIGLSHGGIKALNKAHPNLSIVKLEATALSIAELMQEVDGAMDVFNGRAGVEMVDSMRAGAVGFIPGAETFDVTTRIFDLMASGKPDSMAEAERLYQSVLPLLVFLMESMGTFLIYGKQVLGHRLGIAETAPRAPSGAATRFGLETARRYAEMLGKL from the coding sequence ATGAAAACCAGATCCGGCTTCTTCGGCAATTACCCGATGGTCTATGCGCTGTTCGACGCGAACGGCAACCTGTCCCGAAGCGCGATGCGCAAGCAGGTCGCGTCCCTGCTGGCGCACAAGGTCCATGGCGTCGCGGTGCTCGGGCTCGCGACCGAGGTCAACAAGCTGTCGCTGGCCGAACGCCACACGGTCATGGAATGGGTGGCCGAGGACATCGGCGGCCGGGTGCCGCTGGCGGTCACGGTGGCCGAGGTCACGGCGGCGGGCCAGAGCGATTTCGTCAAGGCCGCCGCCGGCCTCGGCGCGAAGTGGGTGATCCTGCAGCCGCCGCCGGTCAAGGGCGTGCCCGAGATCGAGCTCATCCGCTTCTTCGGGGCCGTGGCGGAGAAATCCTCCCTGCCGCTCGGAATCCAGAACGCACCGGAATATCTCGGCATCGGTTTGAGCCATGGCGGCATCAAGGCGCTGAACAAGGCGCATCCCAATCTCTCGATCGTCAAGCTCGAGGCGACGGCGCTCTCGATCGCCGAGCTGATGCAGGAGGTCGATGGCGCGATGGATGTGTTCAACGGCCGGGCCGGCGTCGAGATGGTCGATTCGATGCGGGCCGGCGCCGTGGGATTCATTCCGGGCGCGGAGACCTTCGACGTCACGACGCGGATCTTCGATCTGATGGCGAGCGGCAAGCCGGACTCGATGGCGGAGGCGGAGCGGCTTTACCAGAGCGTGCTGCCGCTGCTGGTCTTCCTGATGGAATCGATGGGGACCTTCCTGATCTATGGCAAGCAGGTGCTGGGCCACCGCCTCGGCATCGCCGAGACGGCGCCGCGGGCGCCCTCCGGGGCGGCGACGCGCTTCGGCCTCGAGACGGCGCGCCGCTATGCCGAGATGCTGGGCAAGCTCTGA
- a CDS encoding ABC transporter permease, which produces MIADLITRLRYRYFPDHMVGEVLGKRWMDNTIPVLLLVAILSYFVATIPNFVSFGNLSDTSRQIGEFGLIVIGMTIVMLGGGIDLSVGSTFALANITALILFNLAGWPPEAVVAGTMGVGALVGLINGLLIGYLRLRAFLTTLVMLTLVRAVVTLLLQMYQVQIASSFVESDLWDFIGTGSVLGLPFSVVVLIVVAASAHIVISRLRIGWRVMAVGGSRRSAYNAGIPVRFTVCLTYVVSGLLTGCAGALYASRLSGAGPDTGLGLELAAVTAALLGGNSIGGGHGSVAKALMGAIIVSLLTNGLVRLGLGNGSSQMAVGIVLLLAISINVRWSKWRHKLQSKVYMSPAYLALPPDPEIDPNSASPYAMNDRLRDVEVIGLGEVDGPEDVILDADGNIYCSARQGDIVRFLAPDYRRREVYAHVGGRPLGMAIDKDESLVVCIAGMGLYRVDKGRNTRKLTAETNRSRLSVIDDSRMRLADDLDIAPDGKIYFSEATIRYGIEEWVADALEGRGNGRLIRYDPATDTTRTIKRGLLFANGMCVAHDNKSVLFAETWGCRISRYWLEGPKQDTTEIVLDGLPGYPDNINRGSRGTYWVALAGTRTPSYDLAMTMPAFRRRMARRVASVEWLFPNVNVGCVVRFDAAGRVLESLWDSAGENHPTITSMREHRGYLYIGGVTNNRVGRIEIPDADPEWTGPASYWAKRP; this is translated from the coding sequence ATGATCGCCGATTTGATCACCAGGCTGCGCTATCGATATTTTCCCGATCACATGGTCGGCGAGGTGCTCGGCAAGAGGTGGATGGACAATACGATTCCCGTCCTCCTTCTCGTCGCGATCCTGTCCTATTTCGTGGCGACGATTCCCAATTTCGTCTCGTTCGGGAACCTGTCCGACACCTCGCGCCAGATCGGCGAATTCGGATTGATCGTCATCGGCATGACGATCGTCATGCTGGGCGGTGGCATCGATCTCAGTGTCGGCTCGACCTTCGCTCTCGCGAACATCACGGCGCTGATATTGTTCAACCTGGCTGGGTGGCCGCCAGAAGCGGTCGTCGCCGGCACGATGGGTGTGGGAGCCCTTGTCGGCCTGATCAACGGCCTGCTGATCGGCTATCTCCGGCTTCGAGCGTTCTTGACCACGCTCGTCATGCTGACGCTCGTGCGCGCGGTGGTCACCCTCCTGCTTCAGATGTACCAGGTGCAGATCGCCTCGAGCTTCGTCGAGTCCGATCTCTGGGACTTCATAGGCACGGGATCGGTTCTTGGCCTGCCTTTCAGCGTCGTGGTGCTGATCGTCGTGGCGGCGTCGGCGCATATCGTCATCAGCAGGCTCCGCATCGGCTGGCGCGTCATGGCGGTCGGCGGATCGCGCCGCTCGGCCTACAACGCGGGCATCCCGGTGCGATTCACGGTGTGTCTGACCTATGTCGTGTCCGGATTGCTCACCGGTTGTGCGGGGGCGCTCTATGCGTCGAGGCTCTCCGGCGCCGGCCCCGACACCGGACTCGGTCTCGAGCTCGCTGCCGTGACGGCGGCGCTCCTCGGAGGCAACAGCATCGGCGGCGGGCACGGCTCGGTCGCCAAAGCGCTGATGGGAGCGATCATCGTATCGCTCCTGACCAATGGGCTTGTCAGGCTCGGGCTCGGGAACGGCTCGTCGCAGATGGCGGTCGGCATCGTGTTGCTGCTGGCGATCAGCATCAACGTACGCTGGAGCAAATGGCGGCATAAGCTCCAGTCGAAGGTCTACATGTCGCCGGCCTATCTGGCCCTGCCCCCCGACCCCGAGATCGACCCGAACTCGGCTTCGCCTTACGCCATGAACGACCGGCTTCGTGACGTCGAGGTCATCGGCCTCGGCGAGGTCGACGGGCCCGAGGACGTCATTCTCGATGCGGACGGCAACATCTATTGCAGCGCGCGTCAGGGCGATATCGTTCGCTTCCTGGCGCCCGACTACAGGCGACGCGAGGTCTATGCGCATGTGGGTGGCCGGCCTCTCGGCATGGCCATCGACAAGGACGAAAGCCTCGTCGTATGCATCGCCGGCATGGGCCTCTACCGCGTGGACAAGGGGCGCAATACCCGGAAACTGACCGCGGAGACGAACCGGTCGCGTCTGTCGGTCATCGATGATTCCCGCATGCGGCTTGCCGACGATCTCGATATTGCACCCGACGGAAAGATCTACTTCAGCGAGGCCACGATCCGCTACGGGATCGAAGAATGGGTTGCCGACGCCCTGGAAGGACGCGGCAACGGGCGGCTCATCCGTTACGATCCCGCGACGGACACCACGCGGACCATCAAGCGCGGCCTTCTCTTCGCGAACGGGATGTGCGTCGCGCACGACAACAAATCGGTGCTGTTCGCCGAGACATGGGGCTGCAGGATCAGCCGCTATTGGCTCGAGGGGCCCAAACAGGACACGACCGAGATCGTGCTCGACGGGCTTCCCGGATACCCCGACAACATCAATCGAGGCTCGCGCGGAACCTACTGGGTGGCGCTCGCCGGCACGCGAACGCCATCCTACGATCTGGCGATGACGATGCCGGCCTTCCGGCGACGCATGGCACGGCGCGTCGCCAGCGTCGAATGGCTGTTTCCCAACGTCAATGTCGGCTGCGTGGTGCGCTTCGACGCCGCGGGGCGCGTTCTCGAATCGCTATGGGATTCGGCCGGCGAGAACCATCCGACGATCACCTCGATGCGGGAGCATCGCGGCTATCTTTATATCGGTGGCGTGACCAACAACCGGGTCGGGCGGATCGAGATCCCGGACGCCGATCCGGAATGGACCGGCCCGGCATCCTATTGGGCAAAGCGTCCATGA
- a CDS encoding phospholipase C encodes MTIGGWRIGTGLTFGAGILVMTMAGLGAGPSSAAAPATATPIKHVIVLYQENVSFDHYFATYPKALNLPGEPAFRAKPETPSVNGLTEALLTNNPNAANPARLSPQQAVTCDMDHEYTAEQLAFDGGLMDKFVEHTSSDGKNCDPSGVMGYFDGNTVTAIWNYAQRFALNDNSFGTNFGPSSPGAINLVAGTTHGALLADLKIEDEVLTVQGTMIGDPDPQLDDCSNPKAGLVGMTGRNIGDLLNGKHVSWGWFQGGFRPTGSRDGKAVCGAKSTNIANAAVTDYSPHHEPFQYYESTSNPHHLAPTSIATIGEQDQANHQYDLADFYDALSHGHLPAVSFVKAKKYQDGHAGYSNPLDEQAHLVAIVNAIEKSPYWKDTAIIIAYDDSDGWYDHVMPPIVRGSAIADVDALNGPGRCGNAKPNDDPARCGFGPRLPLLVISPYARVNAVDHTLTDQTSILRFIEDNWSLGRIGEQSADAFAGPLDGMFDFRKPHAQALILDPKTGRAVP; translated from the coding sequence ATGACCATCGGGGGTTGGCGTATCGGGACCGGCCTGACGTTCGGTGCCGGCATTCTCGTCATGACAATGGCGGGCCTCGGCGCGGGTCCTTCAAGCGCGGCCGCACCGGCAACCGCAACGCCGATCAAGCATGTCATCGTGCTCTATCAGGAGAATGTTTCCTTCGATCACTACTTCGCCACCTACCCGAAGGCGCTCAATCTGCCGGGCGAGCCGGCCTTTCGTGCGAAGCCGGAGACGCCCAGCGTCAACGGCCTGACCGAAGCGCTGCTGACCAATAATCCCAATGCGGCCAACCCGGCGCGCCTGTCGCCGCAGCAGGCCGTCACCTGCGACATGGATCACGAATATACCGCCGAGCAACTCGCCTTCGACGGCGGCCTCATGGACAAGTTCGTCGAGCACACCTCCTCGGACGGGAAGAATTGCGATCCCAGCGGCGTGATGGGCTATTTCGACGGCAACACGGTGACCGCGATCTGGAACTATGCGCAACGTTTCGCGCTCAACGACAATTCCTTCGGCACCAACTTCGGCCCATCCTCGCCCGGTGCGATCAATCTCGTTGCCGGCACGACCCACGGCGCGCTGCTCGCCGATCTCAAGATCGAGGACGAGGTCTTGACGGTGCAGGGCACGATGATCGGCGATCCCGATCCGCAGTTGGACGATTGCTCGAATCCGAAGGCCGGGCTGGTCGGCATGACGGGGCGCAATATCGGCGATCTCCTGAACGGGAAGCATGTCAGCTGGGGCTGGTTTCAAGGCGGCTTCCGCCCGACCGGCAGCAGGGACGGCAAGGCGGTCTGCGGCGCCAAATCGACCAACATCGCCAATGCCGCCGTGACCGACTACAGCCCGCATCACGAGCCGTTCCAGTATTACGAAAGCACCTCGAACCCGCATCACCTGGCGCCAACGTCGATCGCGACGATCGGCGAGCAGGACCAGGCCAATCACCAGTACGATCTGGCGGATTTCTATGATGCGTTGAGCCACGGCCATCTGCCGGCGGTCAGCTTCGTCAAGGCCAAGAAATACCAGGACGGGCATGCCGGCTATTCCAATCCGCTCGACGAGCAGGCGCATCTGGTCGCGATCGTGAATGCGATCGAGAAGTCGCCCTATTGGAAAGACACGGCGATCATCATCGCCTACGACGATTCGGACGGCTGGTACGATCATGTGATGCCGCCGATCGTTCGCGGGTCGGCCATCGCCGACGTCGACGCCCTCAATGGGCCAGGGCGCTGCGGCAACGCCAAGCCCAACGACGATCCCGCGCGCTGCGGCTTCGGGCCGCGCCTGCCGCTGCTGGTGATATCGCCCTATGCGCGCGTCAACGCGGTCGATCACACGCTGACGGACCAGACCTCGATCCTGCGCTTCATCGAGGACAATTGGAGTCTTGGGCGGATCGGCGAACAGTCAGCCGACGCCTTCGCGGGTCCGCTCGACGGAATGTTCGACTTTCGCAAGCCCCACGCCCAGGCACTCATCCTCGATCCGAAGACCGGCCGCGCGGTGCCGTGA
- a CDS encoding amino acid ABC transporter ATP-binding protein, which yields MSDVLVLEGLVKRFGTHTVLDGVDLAVREGETVAIIGPSGSGKSTLLRCVNRLEEPSGGRVLFQGEPVVPGPKLRAMRARMGMVFQHFNLFTHMSVLANVIEAPVQVLKLSRTEAEARGRDLLARVGLADKSQAFPSQLSGGQKQRVAIARSLAMEPKLLLLDEITSALDPELVGEVLQVIRALAKQGMTMLIVTHEMGFAREVADRVVFMDGGRIVEEGLPDALFARPRSDRLQLFLRAVLDRTPLEAAKG from the coding sequence ATGAGCGATGTCCTGGTCCTCGAAGGCCTGGTCAAGCGCTTCGGCACCCATACGGTGCTGGACGGCGTCGATCTCGCGGTGAGGGAAGGCGAGACGGTCGCCATCATCGGTCCTTCGGGGTCGGGCAAATCGACTCTGTTGCGCTGCGTGAACCGGCTCGAAGAACCGTCGGGCGGTCGCGTCCTCTTCCAGGGCGAACCTGTGGTGCCGGGCCCGAAGCTGCGGGCCATGCGGGCGCGGATGGGCATGGTGTTCCAGCACTTCAATCTCTTCACCCATATGTCGGTGCTGGCGAACGTGATCGAGGCGCCGGTGCAGGTGCTGAAGCTGTCCCGAACCGAGGCGGAGGCCCGCGGCCGAGATCTCCTGGCGCGGGTGGGTCTCGCCGACAAGAGCCAGGCCTTCCCCTCGCAGCTCTCGGGCGGCCAGAAGCAGCGCGTGGCGATCGCGCGCTCGCTGGCCATGGAGCCGAAATTGCTGCTGCTGGACGAGATCACCTCGGCGCTCGATCCCGAGCTGGTGGGCGAGGTGCTGCAGGTGATCCGCGCGCTGGCGAAGCAGGGCATGACCATGCTGATCGTGACCCACGAGATGGGTTTCGCCCGCGAGGTCGCCGACCGGGTCGTCTTCATGGATGGCGGCCGGATCGTCGAGGAAGGGCTGCCGGACGCGCTGTTCGCCCGGCCCAGAAGCGACCGGCTGCAGCTGTTCCTGCGGGCGGTCCTGGACCGGACCCCGCTCGAGGCGGCCAAAGGCTAG
- a CDS encoding LacI family DNA-binding transcriptional regulator — translation MAKAGPPRPGAAKPAGGRATLRDVAEASGVSPMTVSNLMNGRVGSMRPETRLRIEAQIEKLGYRPHTMARSLRLSKRLSIGMVIVDDMPNYLADPFITHVVSGLGNHLNANGYGLLLQGHSAAAFKGSPMVRDIRTDAICVMLSGSDAIRRGVVETLLGLGQPIVLFQEILKFPAVDLCSIRQDDRGGGRMLGQVALDGGAKRLAMLVPELYWPAIGERIKGIREAIRQQKNGAELRIVTCGDGEFRGTQAALAQDLDTHGLPDAILAGNDQMGISAMKLLAARGIRIPEQVILTGFNAFEFWQYTDPVLTTVRSPAYEIGARGGSEILKRLADGSFTQTDIVYPVALQRGGST, via the coding sequence GTGGCGAAGGCGGGTCCGCCGCGCCCGGGGGCCGCAAAGCCGGCCGGGGGCCGCGCCACCTTGCGCGACGTGGCGGAGGCTTCCGGCGTCTCGCCCATGACCGTGTCCAATCTGATGAATGGCCGCGTCGGTTCGATGCGGCCCGAGACCCGTCTGCGCATCGAGGCCCAGATCGAGAAGCTGGGCTATCGGCCCCATACGATGGCGCGCAGCCTGAGGCTGTCGAAGCGGCTTTCGATCGGCATGGTGATCGTGGACGATATGCCGAACTACCTGGCCGATCCCTTCATCACCCATGTCGTGTCGGGTCTCGGCAACCATCTCAACGCCAACGGTTACGGGCTGCTGTTGCAAGGGCATTCGGCGGCCGCCTTCAAGGGCTCGCCGATGGTCCGCGATATCCGGACCGATGCGATCTGCGTGATGCTCTCCGGCAGCGACGCGATCCGGCGCGGCGTGGTGGAGACGCTGCTGGGCCTGGGACAGCCGATCGTTCTGTTCCAGGAGATCCTGAAGTTTCCCGCGGTCGACCTTTGCAGCATCCGGCAGGATGACCGGGGCGGCGGTCGGATGCTGGGGCAGGTGGCGCTCGACGGCGGCGCCAAGCGCCTCGCGATGCTGGTGCCGGAGCTGTACTGGCCGGCGATCGGGGAGCGAATCAAAGGCATCCGCGAGGCGATCCGGCAGCAGAAGAATGGCGCCGAGCTTCGTATCGTCACTTGCGGCGATGGCGAGTTCCGCGGCACCCAGGCGGCGCTGGCACAGGATCTCGACACGCATGGGCTGCCCGACGCCATCCTGGCCGGCAACGACCAGATGGGCATCAGCGCCATGAAACTGCTGGCGGCGCGCGGGATCAGGATTCCGGAACAGGTGATCCTCACCGGCTTCAACGCCTTCGAGTTCTGGCAATATACCGACCCGGTGCTGACGACCGTTCGTTCGCCGGCCTATGAGATCGGCGCGCGCGGAGGGTCCGAGATCCTCAAGCGCCTGGCCGACGGCAGCTTCACGCAGACCGACATCGTCTATCCGGTGGCGCTGCAGCGCGGCGGCTCGACCTGA
- a CDS encoding substrate-binding periplasmic protein: MSKLNETKLNGSVSRRMFVAGAAAVAAVAAAGRPALSADLLAEIKKRGYMRVGAFSIPPESWIDIGSGEWMGIDADFTKAIGKSLGVEVDPVILTHSALAPALQSGRVDTIVGLYRTEERKKVMAYNELPIWYGVDVLIARKDDASIKSFADMKGKVLGTVRGSAQEQEATKLQEKFGAGEIRKYESADPMLMDLKAGRVDAAIWWGFTFDYAVIQNPSYDLKVVEYMPPEYLGSDMLPGTFFVFAQEGTDSLIKAFDTEIKRLVDAGEGKTIMAKYGLTSPAYLTGKM; this comes from the coding sequence ATGTCGAAACTCAACGAAACGAAGCTCAACGGTTCGGTCTCGCGGCGCATGTTCGTGGCGGGCGCTGCGGCCGTGGCGGCCGTTGCCGCCGCCGGCAGGCCGGCCCTGTCGGCCGACCTGCTCGCCGAGATCAAGAAGCGCGGCTACATGCGCGTCGGTGCCTTCAGCATCCCGCCGGAGAGCTGGATCGATATCGGTTCGGGCGAATGGATGGGGATCGATGCCGATTTCACCAAGGCGATCGGCAAGTCGCTCGGCGTCGAGGTCGATCCGGTCATCCTGACCCATTCGGCCCTGGCACCGGCGCTGCAGTCGGGCCGCGTCGACACGATCGTCGGGCTCTATCGCACCGAAGAGCGCAAGAAGGTCATGGCCTATAACGAACTGCCGATCTGGTACGGCGTCGACGTGCTGATCGCCAGGAAGGACGATGCCTCGATCAAGTCCTTCGCCGACATGAAAGGCAAGGTGCTGGGCACCGTTCGCGGCTCGGCGCAGGAACAGGAAGCGACCAAGCTCCAGGAGAAGTTCGGCGCGGGCGAGATTCGCAAATACGAGTCGGCCGACCCGATGCTGATGGATCTGAAGGCCGGCCGCGTCGATGCGGCGATCTGGTGGGGCTTCACCTTCGATTACGCGGTGATCCAGAATCCGAGCTACGACCTCAAGGTGGTCGAATACATGCCGCCGGAATATCTCGGCAGCGACATGCTGCCCGGCACCTTCTTCGTCTTCGCCCAGGAAGGCACCGACTCGCTGATCAAGGCCTTCGATACCGAGATCAAGCGGCTGGTCGATGCCGGCGAGGGCAAGACCATCATGGCGAAATACGGACTGACGAGCCCGGCCTATCTGACCGGAAAGATGTAA
- a CDS encoding sugar ABC transporter ATP-binding protein, which produces MSVPPLLEMKGIAKDYRGVAALKNIDFDLRRGEVHALLGENGAGKSTLVKILSGAVTPTRGEIRINGEHIHIAGPTDARRHRIAMVYQETSLVPSLTVAQNLYLGDEKFYNRLRGTYIEAQQLLQSLNFPVDPAAILQSLGTAKRQMVEIARAVRLQAKIIIFDEPTATLTPEEKHHLFALIDRLRKEQVSVIFISHALEEALEISDRITILRDGAHIVTADANTLSRETIIRHMVGRSLTDELYGQVTDPRAMRRPGERVLSVQNLSMQNVVRNCSFSIFAGQVTGIFGLVGSGRTETARIVAGVAKRDFFHGGEVHFDGRSVRYRTPRQAVGDGVVYVTEDRKGDGYFETMSVAENIYIGRISSRESHGIALSMSEMRALAASWTEKLNIRTLNSDARVVELSGGNQQKVVIAKGLVQKPKLVIFDEPTRGVDVGAIAEIHQLIGELADEGLAVIVISSYLPEILRLSDRILVSRLGRIVEELSPAEATSEAVMYAAVY; this is translated from the coding sequence ATGAGCGTTCCGCCGCTCCTGGAGATGAAAGGCATCGCCAAGGATTATCGCGGCGTCGCCGCGCTGAAGAACATCGACTTCGACCTGCGGCGCGGCGAGGTGCATGCCCTCCTGGGCGAGAACGGGGCCGGCAAGTCGACGCTGGTCAAGATCCTGTCGGGCGCGGTCACCCCGACCCGAGGCGAAATCCGCATCAACGGCGAGCATATCCATATCGCCGGTCCGACGGATGCACGCCGACACAGGATCGCGATGGTCTATCAGGAGACCAGCCTCGTCCCCTCCCTGACCGTCGCCCAGAATCTCTATCTCGGTGACGAGAAGTTCTATAACCGCCTGCGGGGAACCTATATCGAGGCGCAGCAGCTTCTTCAGTCGCTGAACTTTCCCGTCGATCCGGCGGCAATCCTTCAGTCGCTCGGCACGGCCAAGCGGCAGATGGTCGAAATCGCGCGCGCCGTCCGTCTCCAGGCGAAGATCATCATATTCGACGAGCCGACCGCGACTCTGACGCCCGAGGAGAAGCATCACCTCTTCGCCTTGATCGACCGGCTGCGCAAGGAGCAGGTCTCGGTCATCTTCATCAGCCACGCGCTGGAGGAAGCGCTCGAGATCTCCGACCGGATCACCATCCTCAGGGACGGCGCCCACATCGTCACCGCCGACGCCAACACGCTTTCCCGCGAGACGATCATCCGTCACATGGTCGGCCGGTCGCTGACCGACGAGCTCTATGGCCAGGTGACCGATCCCCGCGCGATGCGCCGTCCCGGGGAAAGGGTGCTGAGCGTACAAAACCTCTCCATGCAGAACGTCGTGCGAAACTGCTCCTTCTCGATCTTTGCGGGGCAGGTCACCGGCATTTTCGGCCTCGTGGGCTCGGGCCGCACGGAAACGGCCCGGATCGTCGCAGGCGTCGCCAAGCGGGATTTCTTCCATGGCGGCGAGGTGCATTTCGACGGACGTTCCGTGCGCTACCGGACGCCGCGCCAGGCGGTCGGCGACGGCGTCGTCTATGTCACCGAGGATCGCAAGGGTGACGGGTACTTCGAGACGATGTCGGTCGCGGAGAACATCTATATCGGGCGGATTTCGAGCCGCGAGTCGCATGGAATCGCGCTGAGCATGAGCGAGATGCGCGCGCTCGCCGCAAGCTGGACGGAGAAGCTCAACATCAGGACGTTGAACAGCGACGCGCGGGTCGTCGAACTCTCCGGCGGCAACCAGCAGAAGGTAGTCATCGCGAAGGGGCTGGTCCAGAAGCCCAAGCTGGTCATTTTCGACGAACCGACGCGCGGCGTAGATGTCGGCGCCATCGCCGAGATTCATCAGTTGATCGGCGAGCTTGCCGATGAAGGGCTCGCCGTGATCGTCATATCGTCCTACCTGCCGGAAATCCTGAGATTGTCCGACCGTATTCTGGTTTCGAGGCTGGGCCGGATCGTGGAGGAGCTTTCGCCCGCGGAGGCGACCTCGGAGGCGGTGATGTATGCGGCCGTCTATTAA
- a CDS encoding NHL repeat-containing protein: MNPLRKPLDRWLGRGEASITTPPMDGAFRPNDLLDSASTVVELPAPDCLAVTSHGVVVSSGHLLFSVDKPGGSPVAFFDAEISALAGLPDGGAAVGLSDGRIAFVGGRHHRKTIEIGPEARCITALAPAPDGSLFVANGSASNGPAAWKRDLMEKNATGSVWRIEPARSNRQQLGGSLAYPYGLLVEPGSIVVSESWRSALTRISPGAAGKGEQILEHLPAYPSRLARGADDGIWLSLFAPRSQIVEFVLSEDHYRRRMINEIDADLWVAPSLRAGRSPKEPMQQGGMRQLGLLKPWSPSQSYGLVALLDRAYRPIASLHSRANGRRHGVTSCVAVGGQLLFSAKGDGVVASCAYEGLAS, encoded by the coding sequence ATGAATCCGCTCAGGAAACCCTTGGACCGGTGGCTCGGCCGTGGCGAAGCGTCCATCACAACGCCGCCGATGGATGGCGCCTTCCGGCCCAACGATCTTCTCGATTCGGCGTCGACGGTTGTGGAGCTGCCGGCGCCCGACTGTCTGGCCGTCACGTCGCATGGCGTCGTCGTCTCGTCAGGGCATTTGCTGTTCAGCGTCGACAAGCCCGGCGGAAGCCCGGTCGCGTTCTTCGATGCCGAGATCAGCGCCTTGGCCGGATTGCCGGATGGCGGTGCTGCGGTCGGCCTGAGCGACGGCAGGATCGCCTTCGTCGGGGGCCGGCATCACCGAAAGACGATCGAGATCGGTCCCGAAGCAAGGTGCATCACCGCGCTCGCGCCCGCGCCCGACGGTTCTCTGTTTGTCGCCAACGGGTCGGCGTCGAACGGGCCGGCGGCGTGGAAACGCGACCTGATGGAGAAGAATGCCACCGGGTCCGTGTGGCGGATCGAGCCCGCCCGGAGTAATCGCCAACAACTCGGCGGAAGCCTGGCTTACCCCTATGGCCTCCTTGTGGAGCCCGGCTCGATCGTCGTCTCGGAAAGCTGGCGCAGCGCGTTGACGCGAATTTCGCCCGGCGCAGCCGGCAAAGGCGAGCAGATACTGGAACACCTTCCCGCCTATCCCAGCCGCCTGGCGCGGGGAGCCGACGATGGGATCTGGCTCTCCCTGTTTGCGCCGCGGAGTCAGATCGTCGAATTCGTGCTGAGCGAGGACCATTATCGTCGGCGCATGATCAACGAAATCGACGCCGATCTTTGGGTGGCGCCGAGCCTTCGCGCCGGCCGGTCGCCCAAGGAGCCGATGCAACAGGGCGGCATGAGGCAGCTCGGACTGCTGAAGCCCTGGTCGCCCAGCCAATCCTACGGCCTGGTGGCGCTTCTCGATCGCGCCTACCGGCCGATCGCCAGCCTTCACAGCCGGGCGAATGGAAGGCGGCACGGCGTCACCAGCTGCGTGGCCGTTGGCGGCCAGCTCTTGTTCTCGGCCAAGGGCGACGGTGTCGTCGCCTCCTGCGCCTATGAGGGATTGGCATCATGA